From the genome of Mastomys coucha isolate ucsf_1 unplaced genomic scaffold, UCSF_Mcou_1 pScaffold6, whole genome shotgun sequence, one region includes:
- the LOC116080131 gene encoding serpin A11 isoform X2: MGPVWLWLLVAEVLLPVHCQPFSAHGDKSLGAPQSASHQPLEPAPAYHKVTPTITNFALRLYKQLAEEVPGNILFSPVSLSSSVALLSLGAQAETQIQILESLGFNLTETPAADIHRGFQSLLHTLDLPSPKFELKLGHSLFLDRQLKPQQRFLDRAKELYGALAFSANFTEAAVTGQQINDLVRKQTYGQVGDCLAEFGHGTLMVLLNYIFFKAKWKHPFDRYQTRKQESFSLDQRTPLRIPMMRQKEMHRFLYDQEASCTVLQIEYSGTALLLLVLPDPGKMQQVEAALQPQTLRRWGQRFIPSLLDLHLPRFSISATYNLEEILPLIGLRDLFDVEADLSGIMGQLNKTVSRVSHKAVVDMNEKGTETAAASGLLSQPPSLNMTSAPHAHFNRPFLLLLWEVTTQSLLFLGKVVNPAAG; this comes from the exons ATGGGGCCAGTGTGGCTGTGGCTGCTGGTAGCGGAGGTCTTGCTTCCTGTCCATTGTCAGCCATTTTCTGCCCATGGAGATAAGAGTCTGGGGGCACCTCAATCAGCCAGCCACCAGCCCCTGGAGCCAGCACCTGCCTATCACAAGGTCACGCCCACCATTACTAATTTTGCTTTGCGTCTATACAAGCAACTAGCAGAGGAAGTACCAGGGAACATCCTCTTCTCCCCCGTGAGCCTCTCCAGCAGCGTGGCTCTGCTCTCTCTCGGGGCACAAGCCGAAACCCAGATTCAAATCCTGGAGAGCCTGGGCTTCAACCTCACTGAGACCCCAGCAGCTGACATCCACCGGGGCTTCCAGAGTCTGCTGCACACGCTTGACCTGCCCAGCCCCAAATTCGAACTGAAACTGGGACACTCCCTGTTCCTAGACAGACAGCTGAAGCCTCAACAGCGCTTTTTGGACAGGGCCAAGGAACTGTACGGAGCTCTGGCCTTTTCTGCCAACTTCACAGAAGCAGCTGTGACGGGGCAGCAGATCAATGACCTAGTGAGGAAGCAGACCTACGGGCAGGTGGGGGACTGTCTCGCGGAGTTCGGCCACGGCACTCTTATGGTTCTCTTGAACTACATCTTCTTCAAAG CCAAGTGGAAGCATCCTTTTGATCGCTACCAGACCCGAAAGCAGGAGAGCTTCTCCCTGGACCAGAGGACGCCGCTCCGAATCCCCATGATGCGGCAAAAGGAAATGCACAGGTTCCTATATGACCAGGAAGCATCATGCACTGTCCTCCAGATCGAGTACAGCGGCACCGCCTTGCTGCTGCTGGTCCTCCCTGACCCTGGGAAGATGCAGCAGGTAGAGGCTGCCCTCCAGCCACAGACGCTGAGAAGGTGGGGCCAGCGGTTCATACCCAG TCTCTTGGACTTGCACCTGCCAAGATTTTCAATTTCTGCAACCTACAACCTGGAAGAGATCCTACCCCTCATTGGGCTCAGGGACCTGTTTGATGTGGAAGCTGACCTATCAGGAATCATGGGGCAACTCAACAAAACTGTCTCCAGG GTGTCACACAAGGCCGTAGTGGACATGAACGAGAAGGGAACTGAGACTGCagctgcctctggcctcctctccCAACCTCCATCCCTGAACATGACATCAGCCCCACATGCCCACTTTAACAGgcccttcctgcttctgctgtgGGAGGTGACCACCCAGAGTCTGCTCTTCTTGGGGAAAGTGGTCAACCCAGCCGCTGGGTAA
- the LOC116080131 gene encoding serpin A11 isoform X1 encodes MKTMGPVWLWLLVAEVLLPVHCQPFSAHGDKSLGAPQSASHQPLEPAPAYHKVTPTITNFALRLYKQLAEEVPGNILFSPVSLSSSVALLSLGAQAETQIQILESLGFNLTETPAADIHRGFQSLLHTLDLPSPKFELKLGHSLFLDRQLKPQQRFLDRAKELYGALAFSANFTEAAVTGQQINDLVRKQTYGQVGDCLAEFGHGTLMVLLNYIFFKAKWKHPFDRYQTRKQESFSLDQRTPLRIPMMRQKEMHRFLYDQEASCTVLQIEYSGTALLLLVLPDPGKMQQVEAALQPQTLRRWGQRFIPSLLDLHLPRFSISATYNLEEILPLIGLRDLFDVEADLSGIMGQLNKTVSRVSHKAVVDMNEKGTETAAASGLLSQPPSLNMTSAPHAHFNRPFLLLLWEVTTQSLLFLGKVVNPAAG; translated from the exons acGATGGGGCCAGTGTGGCTGTGGCTGCTGGTAGCGGAGGTCTTGCTTCCTGTCCATTGTCAGCCATTTTCTGCCCATGGAGATAAGAGTCTGGGGGCACCTCAATCAGCCAGCCACCAGCCCCTGGAGCCAGCACCTGCCTATCACAAGGTCACGCCCACCATTACTAATTTTGCTTTGCGTCTATACAAGCAACTAGCAGAGGAAGTACCAGGGAACATCCTCTTCTCCCCCGTGAGCCTCTCCAGCAGCGTGGCTCTGCTCTCTCTCGGGGCACAAGCCGAAACCCAGATTCAAATCCTGGAGAGCCTGGGCTTCAACCTCACTGAGACCCCAGCAGCTGACATCCACCGGGGCTTCCAGAGTCTGCTGCACACGCTTGACCTGCCCAGCCCCAAATTCGAACTGAAACTGGGACACTCCCTGTTCCTAGACAGACAGCTGAAGCCTCAACAGCGCTTTTTGGACAGGGCCAAGGAACTGTACGGAGCTCTGGCCTTTTCTGCCAACTTCACAGAAGCAGCTGTGACGGGGCAGCAGATCAATGACCTAGTGAGGAAGCAGACCTACGGGCAGGTGGGGGACTGTCTCGCGGAGTTCGGCCACGGCACTCTTATGGTTCTCTTGAACTACATCTTCTTCAAAG CCAAGTGGAAGCATCCTTTTGATCGCTACCAGACCCGAAAGCAGGAGAGCTTCTCCCTGGACCAGAGGACGCCGCTCCGAATCCCCATGATGCGGCAAAAGGAAATGCACAGGTTCCTATATGACCAGGAAGCATCATGCACTGTCCTCCAGATCGAGTACAGCGGCACCGCCTTGCTGCTGCTGGTCCTCCCTGACCCTGGGAAGATGCAGCAGGTAGAGGCTGCCCTCCAGCCACAGACGCTGAGAAGGTGGGGCCAGCGGTTCATACCCAG TCTCTTGGACTTGCACCTGCCAAGATTTTCAATTTCTGCAACCTACAACCTGGAAGAGATCCTACCCCTCATTGGGCTCAGGGACCTGTTTGATGTGGAAGCTGACCTATCAGGAATCATGGGGCAACTCAACAAAACTGTCTCCAGG GTGTCACACAAGGCCGTAGTGGACATGAACGAGAAGGGAACTGAGACTGCagctgcctctggcctcctctccCAACCTCCATCCCTGAACATGACATCAGCCCCACATGCCCACTTTAACAGgcccttcctgcttctgctgtgGGAGGTGACCACCCAGAGTCTGCTCTTCTTGGGGAAAGTGGTCAACCCAGCCGCTGGGTAA